The following coding sequences are from one Capsicum annuum cultivar UCD-10X-F1 chromosome 3, UCD10Xv1.1, whole genome shotgun sequence window:
- the LOC107865840 gene encoding zinc finger CCCH domain-containing protein 56: MSRLVNNLQISSKHEEYKKGQPDTLKELSLCKGSEKGANQKGLLCYSDKRCGFDSDADECVSLNLKKPRAKNSRMAQEGSKSNVPKCNQFTRWGSCALGEKCRYVHATGGGGNAYGLLPSQAIGVEQAGNLGKMLVCRYFAGGNGCPFGRECQFFHEGGERRESAAITIVTNDGGNEGRKRTQSEVKEYRDSAEFLRKKLKTRLCYRWERTGRCCYGSSCQFAHGPAELQGVGPSNPQPLGSSVGVSAPTKKVTSNEFVRPYRKKFPFDWDNVYKTAEVYGDWIELPPRPK, encoded by the exons ATGAGCAGGCTTGTTAATAATCTTCAAATTTCTAGTAAAcatgaagaatataaaaaaggaCAGCCCGATACACTGAAGGAACTTTCGCTGTGTAAGGGGTCCGAAAAAGGGGCGAACCAGAAGGGTTTATTGTGTTATAGTGATAAAAGATGTGGCTTTGATTCTGATGCTGATGAATGTGTATCTTTGAACTTGAAGAAACCCAGAGCGAAGAATTCAAGAATGGCCCAGGAAGGTAGCAAGTCAAATGTGCCAAAATGTAATCAGTTCACGAGGTGGGGTAGCTGTGCATTAGGTGAAAAGTGTCGCTACGTTCATGCTACTGGTGGTGGGGGTAATGCATATGGGCTGCTGCCTTCGCAGGCCATTGGGGTTGAGCAAGCTGGAAATCTTGGTAAAATGTTGGTGTGTCGTTACTTTGCTGGTGGTAATGGGTGTCCTTTTGGACGTGAATGCCAGTTTTTTCATGAAGGAGGTGAACGCAGGGAGAGTGCTGCGATAACGATTGTGACTAATGATGGTGGGAATGAAGGGAGAAAAAGGACTCAATCTGAGGTGAAGGAATATAGGGACTCTGCTGAGTTCTTACGTAAGAAGCTGAAGACTAGGCTTTGCTACAGGTGGGAAAGGACTGGTAGATGTTGTTATGGTTCATCATGTCAATTTGCTCATGGGCCTGCAG AACTGCAGGGCGTTGGTCCTTCCAACCCACAGCCATTGGGAAGCAGTGTTGGCGTTTCTGCTCCAACCAAGAAGGTTACGTCCAATGAATTCGTTCGTCCGTACCGGAAGAAGTTCCCATTCGATTGGGATAACGTATACAAGACCGCCGAGGTCTATGGTGACTGGATTGAATTGCCGCCGCGTCCCAAGTAA